The nucleotide window GCGACGCTATCCATCCGCTTTCACCGCCGCCGGCCTCGAGCCATTCCGATATGTCCAGGTTTCCCCTGCTGGGCCCGCAGAGTGTGGAGTTGTCCTGCTGCGCGCCGCAGATGTGATAGGGGAAGTGATTGGTCGCGATCACGTGATAGAACTGCGCGGTCGCGAAATCCTCATCCGACCAAGTGCGTCCGCCGTCGACGCTCACTTCGGCGCCGCCGTCGTCCGACTCGATCATGCGCTGATTGTTCTTCGGGTCGACCCACAGATCGTGCGAATCGCCGTGCTGCATGCCACGCACCGCACGGAAGGTCTTGCCGCCATCGGTCGACTTCATGAACGACACGTTGTTCACGTACACGACGTTCGTGTCCTTCGAGTCGGCGTGGATCTTGGTGTAGTACCACGCGCGCTGGCGCAGATTACGGTCGTTGTTCGTACGCTGCCACGTAGCGCCGCCGTCGTCGGAGCGGAATACGCCGCCGGAGTCGGCCTCGATGTTCGCCCAGATGCGATTCGAGTTTCCGCCCGACACGGTGATGCCGATGTTCCCCCAGATGCCTTCGGGGAGACCGGGATTTCGGGTGAGCTCCGTCCAGTGGTCGCCGCCGTCGGTCGTCTTGAACATCCCGCTGCCCTTTCCGCCCGACGACAACAGCCATGGCGTTCTCCCGGCCTGCCAGAAACCGGCGTACAACACGTTCGGGTTGTTCGGGTCCATCACCAGGTCGACGACGCCCGTCGAATCGTTGCGGAAGAAAATCTTGTCCCACGTTTTGCCGCCGTCCTTCGAGCGAAACACGCCGCGTTCCGGATTCGGTGCCCAGACGTGACCGAGCGCCCCGACGTAGACGAGATCTGGATTCGTCGGATTCACGACGATGTCGGCGATCTGCCGCGTCTCGGCGAGCCCCATGAACGACCACGTCTTTCCGCCATCGGTCGTCTTCCACACGCCGTCGCCGTACGAGACGTTGCCGCGGATCGGATATTCGCCGCCGCCGATGTACACGACATCCGGCGACGACGCCGAAACGGCGATCGCGCCGATCGTGCCGCCGAAATACTTGTCCGTCACCGGCGCCCACGACTGTCCGTCGTTGATCGACTTGAAGACGCCGCCGCCGGTCGTGCCCATCCAGAACTCGTTCGGCCGAGATGGATTTCCGGTTGCCGCAACCGAGCGGCCGCCGCGATACGGCCCGACCTCTCGCCAGTGGACTCCGGCGAGCGCGAGTGAATCCTGGGCGCGCAAACGCGCCACAGCGGGGTGAACGAGCACGGCGAACGCGGCGAGGGAGCCGGCGAGGCGAGCGATGCGCATCATCTGTTTCGGGAGGCGGGCGGGGACGGTCGGAACCGGTGGCAGGGAAAAATGGGGTCGAATGTAGCCTATCGATCTACACGCGATCTGGCCATGAGCGACGCCCGATGAACACAGGCGGCACCCGCCCTGCACCTCTAGCCGGCGTGCGAGCGCTACCATCCGATACCAATCGCTGCGTCGTTTGCGGTGGAGCCGAGAATTCGGTCGTCGCGGATCATCGAAGCGTCCGCGACGAGATCGAGGCGTTGTGGGCCTATCACGCGCGGCGTCTTCGCGTCGACACGCCGACGACTCGGCTCGTCGACCGCGTCACGTTCTCGGAGAATCCACCGCTCCGCGTGGTGAAGTGTCGAGACTGCGGGCTCGTGTACCGCAGCCCGGCCGAGCCGGCGCGCGATCTCGTCGACGCATATCGACGCGCGGCGCCGTCGTCGGACGCGCTCCGCGCCTTGCACTCCGCGCAGTACGGCGCCGCGCGCTCGCAGGTGCGGCGTCTCCGACGCGTCTTGGGGCGCCGGTGCAGCGGGCTCGAGGTGGGGAGCTATGCGGGTTCGTTTCTGGCGGCGGCCCGCGACGACGGGATGCGCTTCGAGGGACTCGACGTGAGTCCCACGGTCAACGCGTTCACTCGATCGCTGGGCTTCGTCGTCGAAGACGGCGACTTCGGCTCGTATCGCGCGCGCCGCTTGTTCGACGTCGTCGCGATATGGAATACGTTCGATCAGCTCGGAGATCCGCGCGCCGCGGCTGAGGCCGCGTGGCGCATGCTGCGGCCCGACGGGCTGCTCGCGCTGCGCGTTCCGAACGGCGGCTTGTACGCGCGTGTGCGCAACGATCTCGCGAGCCGGAGCCGCCTGCGCCGCGCGGTCGCGCGCTCCACGCTCGCGCAGAACAACTTGCTCTCGTTCCCGTACCGCTTCGGGTTCACGCCGGGCGCGCTCGGGCGAATGCTGCGTGACGTCGGGTTCCGGGTCACCCGCGTCGAGGGAGATGTTCTTCCCCGGCTTGCCGACGAATGGACGCGCCCCTGGGCGCGGGTCGAGGAGTTGGTGTTCAAGCACCTGCTCCGCTCGGGCGCCCGCTACGACCCCGCCGGGGCGCCCTGGTTCGAGCTCTACGCGCGACGCATCGGCTAGACGCAATCCGCCGTCGCCCGGTCGCCCGGTCCACCGGTCCGCGGTTTCACCGGCATTCAAACCAATTGAATCTTTGCGGCGTCCAAGGCCGTACCAGATCTTGCACCAACCTCGTTAGTGGAGCCTCCCTGATGCCCCGCGACGTCAGCGATTTGCTGCACGGGACACTCGACGTCCTCGTGCTCAAAGCGCTCTCTCTTGGTCCGTTGCACGGCTACGCCGTCACCGAGTGGATCGAACGCCACGGCGACGGCGATCTGGTGATCGTGGATGCCGCACTCTATAAGGCGCTTCATCGCCTCGAGGACGGCGGCGCGATCGAAGCCGAGTGGGGCCTCTCGGAGAACAATCGAAAGGCGAAGTACTACTCGCTCACGCCGCGCGGACGCGCGCAACTCCGCACGGAGACCGCGACCTGGCGGCGCTACGCCAGCGCCGTCGGACGGATCCTCGAGGCGAATTGAGCGTGCGGCCGCCGGGCGGGGTGCGGCGTGTGTTTCGGCTTCCGTCCACGGAGGTCCGACTCGCGCGTGAGCTCGACGAGGAAGTCGAGTTCCATGTGGAGCGCCGCGTCGCTCGGCTCATCGCCGATGGCGTGCCGTACGACGAAGCGCGCGCCGAGGCGATGCGACGATTCGGCGACGTCGACGATTTGCGAACCTACTGTCACGACATCGAGAGGGCGCACATGCAGCGAATGCAAACGGCCGAACGCGTGGAGAGCATGATCCAAGACGGGCGCGTGGCGTTTCGGCAGATGAGGAAGTCGCCGGGCTTCTCCTTCGCCGCGGCATTCACGCTCGCCCTCGGCATCGGCGCGGCCACGGCGCTGTTCAGCGTCGTGAACGGCGTGCTGCTCAAGGCGCTCCCGTTTCCGGGACCCGATCGGATCGTGCAGATCACCGGACTGAACGCGAACGGCGACGTCCTTCGAAATTTCGCGGATCCAACGTTCGAGGCCATAGGGGCGCGCAACCACACGCTCGACGCTGTCGCCGAGATGAATTCCTATTACGTGATCGTATCGAACGACGGCGAGGCGATGCGTCTCTCCGCGTCGTGGGTCAGCCGTCAGTTCTTCGATGTCCTCGGTGTGAAACCCGCCGCCGGCCGGTTCTTCGTGCCCGAAGAACAGCAGCGCGGCGCGGCTAAGGCGGCGGTGATCAGCTACGCGCTCTCGCAGCGCCTCTTCGCCAGCACCAGCAAAGCGGTCGGGGCAAGGCTGCCGAACGGCTCTTCGTTCCTCACCGTCGTCGGCGTGCTGCCGAAGGGACTGGAATATCCGCCGCAGACCGACGTCTTCCTCGCGCGCGAGACCGAGGTGCGATACCCGAGCTACACGGCTGGCAACTGGCGGCTCCTCGCGCGGGTCAAGCCGACCGCGACAATCGAACAAGCGAAGCAAGACGTCTCGCTCGTGTTGCGCCAACTCAAGGCGGAGGTCGGCGAGAACACAATTACCGTCGACGGCAGCGTCGTGCCGCTCCGCGATCAAATCGTCGGGCAGATCAAACCGATTCTGTTGCTCCTCTTCGGCGCGTCCGGAGTGCTTCTGCTCATCGCGTGCACCAACGTGGTGAATCTGCTGGTGGCGCGCATGGCGGCGCGCGAGGGCGAACTCGCGGTGAGAGTCGCGTTGGGCGCGGGGCGCGGACGTCTCATTCAGCAGTTGCTCATCGAAGCGACTTTCCTTTCGCTGCTGGGGTGCGCAGGCGGTCTCGCGCTGGCGTCCGGCGGCGTGAAGTTGTTGCTCGCGCTTCGCCCCACGTCCATTCCTCGGCTTTCCGAATTGGGCGTCGACTGGCGGGTCATGGCGTTCGCGGTCGCCGTCTCGCTGGTCGTTGCGTTCGCCCTCGGATTGGTGGCGGCGTGGCGCGGCGCGCGCGGCGATCTGCGCTCGGCACTCTCGCAGTCGCAGCGTTCGCAGTCGGGCGGCGTCGCGAGCTACGGGGTGCGCGACGCGCTCGTCGTCGTGCAGTTGTCGATGACCGTCGTACTGATGGTCGCGGCGGGCGTGCTCGGTCACAGTTTCATGGAGCTGATCACGACGGACGCGGGTTTTCGGACGAAAGACGTGGCGATCGTCACGCTCGTGACCGAGACGGGAGAGTTCTTTGCGCCAGCCGACGAGCGCATCACGCGCCGGAGTCAGTTGCTCGACGACGCGGCGGCGTTGGCTCGGCGCACTCCGGGGGTCAAGTCGGTCGGCTTGATCAGCAACCCGCCGCTGAGC belongs to Gemmatimonadaceae bacterium and includes:
- a CDS encoding methyltransferase domain-containing protein; this translates as MRALPSDTNRCVVCGGAENSVVADHRSVRDEIEALWAYHARRLRVDTPTTRLVDRVTFSENPPLRVVKCRDCGLVYRSPAEPARDLVDAYRRAAPSSDALRALHSAQYGAARSQVRRLRRVLGRRCSGLEVGSYAGSFLAAARDDGMRFEGLDVSPTVNAFTRSLGFVVEDGDFGSYRARRLFDVVAIWNTFDQLGDPRAAAEAAWRMLRPDGLLALRVPNGGLYARVRNDLASRSRLRRAVARSTLAQNNLLSFPYRFGFTPGALGRMLRDVGFRVTRVEGDVLPRLADEWTRPWARVEELVFKHLLRSGARYDPAGAPWFELYARRIG
- a CDS encoding PadR family transcriptional regulator, with protein sequence MPRDVSDLLHGTLDVLVLKALSLGPLHGYAVTEWIERHGDGDLVIVDAALYKALHRLEDGGAIEAEWGLSENNRKAKYYSLTPRGRAQLRTETATWRRYASAVGRILEAN
- a CDS encoding ABC transporter permease; this translates as MRPPGGVRRVFRLPSTEVRLARELDEEVEFHVERRVARLIADGVPYDEARAEAMRRFGDVDDLRTYCHDIERAHMQRMQTAERVESMIQDGRVAFRQMRKSPGFSFAAAFTLALGIGAATALFSVVNGVLLKALPFPGPDRIVQITGLNANGDVLRNFADPTFEAIGARNHTLDAVAEMNSYYVIVSNDGEAMRLSASWVSRQFFDVLGVKPAAGRFFVPEEQQRGAAKAAVISYALSQRLFASTSKAVGARLPNGSSFLTVVGVLPKGLEYPPQTDVFLARETEVRYPSYTAGNWRLLARVKPTATIEQAKQDVSLVLRQLKAEVGENTITVDGSVVPLRDQIVGQIKPILLLLFGASGVLLLIACTNVVNLLVARMAAREGELAVRVALGAGRGRLIQQLLIEATFLSLLGCAGGLALASGGVKLLLALRPTSIPRLSELGVDWRVMAFAVAVSLVVAFALGLVAAWRGARGDLRSALSQSQRSQSGGVASYGVRDALVVVQLSMTVVLMVAAGVLGHSFMELITTDAGFRTKDVAIVTLVTETGEFFAPADERITRRSQLLDDAAALARRTPGVKSVGLISNPPLSGGGADGGFLMLENASEKISPSDFERMFKDKSRTGDAYYRLANADYFKALGIPLLTGRFFDDRDRRDAPHVAVINASLAKAKWPNESPIGKAIEFGNMDGDLTPMTIIGIVGDLRDGGPSTDVTPMIYGYYRQRPGNGGQFSVVMVTPSPTTTLTTMRRELRRARPDVPARYSTMDEAVAASVATQRFMLTLVGVFGALALLLAALGVYSVISYLVAQRGREISIRVALGARSADILGLVIRHGLMLAVVGALVGVAGAFSTTRLLTHMLYGISAWDPAAFGAVVVLLAVVAVLASYVPARRAARIEPMDVLRGG